The following DNA comes from Geitlerinema sp. PCC 9228.
ACGTAGCCCGCTAAGAGGCTAAGACTGGACTAACCGAACACAATTAACACAGATGTCAATTAATGTTCAGTGATTTGGTTAGTCAATACCCTACGTTCTCGCCACCTTAAAACCAGCTAAAGCAAACGGCTGGCGATCGGTAACTAGCAATCAGCAGCAGAATTATCCCAATTCTACCTATGCCCATTGCCAATCACCAATCACCAGCAGTCGCAAGAAGCCATTTCAAGAAATGCCTCTACTATTTGCGAGGTACTTTCGACAAATAGTCAATATTTTGGGCAGAAACCCGCGGAATGGGATTTTCCCTGGGACGGATTTCCCGCGCCATACCTAGATAGCTTACCGGATCGCCAGCTTGAGGCTGCTTTTCTTGCGGGCGGAACGTACGTACGGCATTTTGCCAGACAATTTGCGGGAACCCAAGTTGGGCGCGGTGGTAAGCACCATAACGCGGGGTTTTTAAATTGAAAGGCGTTTCGCCGCGATCGCGCTGGGGCAAAATCCGACGCCGTTGGAACGGTACAATATTGTCCCCAAAGTTTTGCATGTACTCATCGCTATCCAACAAGGCATCAACAAAGCCTTTCATGCCTTTGGTCGCAAGAACGATAGACCAAGCAATTTTTTCCCGTTCGTTGTAAACTTCCCGTCCAAGAACCCGTTGGACGCACATTGCCACGAAACGGTAATTGTTGTTGGTGTTGTAATTGCGTTCGCGGAACACTTCAGACGTGACCAAGCCGCGAATGAAGTCTCGAACGGTAATTTGCTTGTATTTTAACTGGGATTCCAAAATCGACTGGCGGTTGCTTTTCAGCAGTTGGTGTTCGCTGAAAATTTGCCGGTAAGCAGCCCAAATCAATTCCTCCATGTCCTCATTGGAGGTGACATCTACCATGTCGTAAATTTTTGGCTGTTCTTCACCGGGCACTTCGTAACCGCTCACCCGTTCGTTTTGGCTTTTGGGAGAGTATTCTAATAAAGGAATTGCCACGGCCGATTCTCCTTTACAACTTCTTTTTAAAGGATAAGTACACGACTTTACAATAGGAGATTATCTTGCGATTCTTCGCGCTTTTCTAAAGATTTGCAACAATTCTTAATTTTTTGACGGCATGTTTGGGAGATGGGTGCGTACCGAGCCTGGAAGCACCGGCAGATATAATTGGTTGTTTGCTTTAATGTCCCGATGTCTCCATACTCGGTATGCCCCGACGACCTCACCTCCCCTCTACAAAAAAAACTACCAACCGAGGGCAGAAAACCCAGCCTCTGGTATCTGTTTTTCAGATTCGTCATTTGCTGGTGTAGCAGAATCGACGCGGGATTCCGTACAGAAGGACGCTGTGCTGAAACCACCAAAACGGGTTACCGTACTGCTACGCATCCGCAGGTCGTCGTTGGGAAACCAAAAACGCTCCACCGAACTCATGGTTTCGTAATCGGTGATTAGCAGCATGGCATCTTCAGAGTCGATTTCGTATTTGCCAGCTACTGGGGTAACTTCTGCATAACCCCGTTCGCGCAACAACAGCCCTTTGCTGGCGTCGTCTTCGTTGGGAACTAAGACTAAGATGGTGGAACCAGCATGGTTTTCTTCGTCTTCTTTGTCCCATTCCATGCTTCCTTGCCAACTGACTCTGGCTCCGCCGGCGGCACGGCTGGGGTCAATTTCATGCATGCGACAGACTTCGGCCACTTGCGGATCGTCGGCCTTCAAACTGTCTACGCGGATTTCCGACTCGCCCACTTCAGCACGTCGGAAAGGTAGGTGGTGCGTGGTACGCTGCGATCGCCACGTTCCAGCACTTTTGTGAAAGAAATCCATTGCATCCATAGTTAATTACCTGGTTTCTATTGCTATCTCTGGTGTATGGGGAACCAATATTGAAAGGGCGAACGGCGAATCGTTGATTTCCTCGATTTTTAGGCAGAAACAACCCTCTCAATTCATGCCCCTTCGTGGTATGATAAAACATCTGACAAAAGTTATTTAGGGGCTGGACATCGTGGTTCAAGCACCAAAATTTACAGAATCGACTAGCAAAAACAACCATTTTGCCGGCAACAACGTTCCTTTAGAGTCCGAAAACCTCAAACAGTGGTTGCAAACTCTTACAGAGCGAATTATTGACGGCCATCGCCTTTCCCGTGAGGAGGCACTAGCCCTGACGGAGATTGAAGGGCAAGAGAAGATTTTACAGCTATGCCAGGCTGCTGACCGGGTACGCCAAGCTTGCTGCGGTAATGTGGTGGATCTGTGCAGCATTGTGAATGTGAAATCGGGCAACTGTTCGGAAAATTGCTCTTTTTGTTCTCAATCTGCCCACCATCCGGGGGAAAATTCTCCGATCTACGGCTTGATGTCTGCCGATGAAATTGTGGAACAAGCCAAATCCGCTGCCAATGCTGGTGCCAAACGGTTTTGTTTGGTTTCCCA
Coding sequences within:
- a CDS encoding phycobiliprotein lyase; this encodes MDAMDFFHKSAGTWRSQRTTHHLPFRRAEVGESEIRVDSLKADDPQVAEVCRMHEIDPSRAAGGARVSWQGSMEWDKEDEENHAGSTILVLVPNEDDASKGLLLRERGYAEVTPVAGKYEIDSEDAMLLITDYETMSSVERFWFPNDDLRMRSSTVTRFGGFSTASFCTESRVDSATPANDESEKQIPEAGFSALGW
- a CDS encoding phycobilisome rod-core linker polypeptide — its product is MAIPLLEYSPKSQNERVSGYEVPGEEQPKIYDMVDVTSNEDMEELIWAAYRQIFSEHQLLKSNRQSILESQLKYKQITVRDFIRGLVTSEVFRERNYNTNNNYRFVAMCVQRVLGREVYNEREKIAWSIVLATKGMKGFVDALLDSDEYMQNFGDNIVPFQRRRILPQRDRGETPFNLKTPRYGAYHRAQLGFPQIVWQNAVRTFRPQEKQPQAGDPVSYLGMAREIRPRENPIPRVSAQNIDYLSKVPRK